A genomic region of Pseudomonas sp. RSB 5.4 contains the following coding sequences:
- a CDS encoding MarC family protein — MLHVLFSVYLKMLVLYSPFFVLSCFISLTRGYSRKEQRRLAWKVAIATLVSSVLLYLFGRVIFDVFGITADAFRIGAGSVLFISALGMAQGKPVVQSDNVQQDVTIVPLTIPLTVGPGTIGALLVMGVSQPHWDDKLTAIMSITLASFTVGVVLYLSNHIERVLGDQGLQIVSRLMGLFVCALAAQIIFTGIKGYLVS; from the coding sequence ATGCTCCACGTGTTATTCAGCGTTTACCTGAAGATGCTGGTGCTCTACAGCCCGTTCTTCGTGTTGTCCTGCTTCATCAGCCTGACCCGTGGCTACTCGCGCAAGGAACAGCGGCGCCTGGCCTGGAAAGTGGCAATCGCCACCCTGGTCTCCAGCGTCTTGCTGTACCTGTTCGGGAGGGTGATTTTCGATGTCTTCGGGATCACTGCAGACGCATTCCGCATCGGTGCCGGCAGCGTGTTGTTCATCTCGGCGTTGGGCATGGCCCAAGGCAAGCCTGTGGTGCAGAGTGACAACGTGCAACAGGACGTGACGATCGTCCCGCTGACCATCCCGCTGACCGTCGGCCCGGGCACCATCGGTGCGCTGCTGGTGATGGGCGTCAGTCAGCCGCACTGGGACGACAAACTGACCGCGATCATGAGCATCACCCTGGCCAGTTTCACCGTCGGCGTGGTGCTGTATCTGTCCAATCACATCGAACGGGTGCTCGGCGATCAGGGCCTGCAGATCGTCAGCCGTCTGATGGGCCTTTTCGTCTGCGCACTGGCGGCGCAGATCATCTTTACCGGGATCAAGGGCTACCTGGTGTCCTGA